ttttcaaaaaatttaaaactaaattagcaaaaataaatgatttatgactaaattgatattgataattttccagCTTCCTTGCAATCCCCATTCTTTACCCCAATTCCTTTTGTCTTCACAGACAACGGTACAAAgtaggagattttttttttttatatttatacttGTAGTATCAGGAAAGAAGACCTAACACGTTTTTCCTTGTTGACGATCCTTTCTTACTCTAGTTAACTGCATTTTTTGCTAAGAACAAATTCAAAGACAGaatcgagaacaaaaaaatcaagtaataaGATTCTCATTCTGAGCTGGACGAGGCCCGACTTCATTGACGACATGAATAAGCTGAATCCGTGATCCACAAAACCTGATCCTCTAATTTTGCAGCAGGGCAGGCGTCCATAATTCTCAAATTCAGCAACTTTTGTTCTTCGCAACGATGCTGATGAAGGTACGATGGAAAACAGAAATATAAGTTAAAAGGAACTTGAAACCAAAATCTTATTTGCGCCTATTCGTCCTTATCAATTACAGTTGAAGACGAATAGCACGCAGTCATGAGAGTCCACGACTGTAGCTATTGTGTCGGTCACAGGGCGTTCATAGCTAGTGTCGGTCCATATTTCTTTGCCTGTACAAGAAGTGATGTTCCGACCGGGAAGAGCCTTGCCCAGTTCGGAGACGTGTGTGGCTATCAACATCTCGATTGGATTCGTGTTGAAGTAGGCCAGAAATATTTCTCCTGCATTGACATACGAACAGAAGTAACTGAGCCAAAGAAAAGGTCTAAAAATGCTCATACCTGTTCAAGTAGATTGTTTGGCAACATTAAGATCTCCTGATTAGGCCTTTGACCATTTGTTTGAAACTGGATTGTATTGCATTTTTTCTGTCTTAAAAGTTTCTACATCCAAATTATGCGAGAGGAGTGGCGTAAAAATCAAACCCGATCTTCCGGTTGCGATCCAGGCACGAGCCCCTGAAGCAGTATCATCAgctgcacaaaaaaaaaacatggccGTAAATAAGTTGTATAAAACATTAGATTTCTGTCGTTTGAGATCAGGATCTTCTTATAACCTTTGACTATTTTCCTCATAGCACATTGTCCAGAATAGCTGCTTGTCAGTGTCCCGTTACTGTGAAACTCCCACATCTGTCAAAATTGAACACTCCATATGTTATTTTCCGCATGAATCTAAGCCAAATGATGAATTATAGTTCGAAGAAAAAAATACGATGTTATGGAATGTCGCAATGACATCATTCACTTGATAATATTAACAGGTTCCGAAAATGCAGTACAGGAGTTTTTCTAATTGGGTCTCAAGTTGCTCTTCCGAGCTGATCTTCAACTAAGAATAACACGTACCTGATTAGCATTCCATGAGCAACGTGAAAATGAGCCTCTTGTAAACTCGCTAGACGTGACTTTGCGTCCTGGAGAAGCATCTAAGCAGAACTCCGCATTTTCAGAAGCTAACAATTGAAGTGTTCCCTGATATTGGCTCCTGTGCAATGTCTCTTGGTCTCTGTTACACAGCACAAACATATATCAACATTTTCTGCAATGATGAATTACAGTGCAGAGAACAGCAAATGGAAAAGAGTAGAAGTAGGAGAGAGCTTTATTACGATTCGACTAAAGAATTTCTCTTGGATAGGCAAAAAGGTTCTCCATGTCTACCCTCCATGTTTCCTTTCCAGCAGATCCGTTCCAAATCTTGGTCCAGCTCTTTGACCAGCCATCCGCTTGCTTTTGGATCTTTGCAACTAGTCAGACCCAAGACCTCTACCTCTGACTCTTCCCTACTTGTCGGGTTCATTCTAGACTGCCCGAGTTTTCTATTGTTTGGATATGCCCCGTAGAGATATGGGTACTGTaaatttatccacataattAACCTAAAACCTCTtcaaaccttttcttttatcagaTGTTAAGAGAGAGTACATGCCTCCGCATTGTTTGAGCTGTAGGAATTTATCTCAAGCAGAGTAGGATTGGTGATAAGACCGAAAGTAGTATTATCGATATTCCTCAAATCTCCACCAAACATGAGGGGGGACTTGACGATTGACCACAAAGTCACCTACAACTTTAATCCGTTAGCATGAAATCTGATCTTCTGATTGGTGCAAATAGTGAAGTGAAAAGAAATCTTCATTAAACACAAACCTGAGTTCTTTGCTCCTGTATGGTAAGCCTACATGCCCTATGAGGGCCTTCATTTGAACCTAGTTGTTGGGAAGGTTTTCACTTTAGCAATTCATCACTCCATGTACTTTTCAAAGGCATTGACAAAGAGTTCACATATGCAAGATAATCTAAAAACTGCTAAAGTTACATAAGGAAGGAGCCCAGGTAACCTCTGGCTACTGAGTGTGCCATTTAATTAGGACAGTGAAGAATCAAACTACCCATGTGCTGCATTCTAAAATGGAAGGCAACTTGACGATACAGAAGCTTTCCCATGAGCCGTAATTTTCATGCTAGGGCACATAAAATTAGCTTGCATAAGCTACTGTGAGAATTCACTCTTCATGTGCAACTCGGACAGAGTCCACAATGTTGAAACCCCAAAGGAGCAGTCGAGGCATAACCTTCGAGGGTAAGGACTTACCATCACACCAAAGCCTCTCTCCGGCTTTTCAGTGCTTATTAGTCCAGCCAATCCCTTAGGGGTATGATGGAGCAAAAGACCTTCAAGTTTATCGGAGAATAAGACAAGCCCAGTGTTATTACCTGGATCAGTGAGCCATCCCAGTggtagcatatcaaggtcaggcCATGATGTCCCCAACAAGCCACCGGAGCCAATCATTTTAGCAGCAGCAAAGTCCCTGATGAACAAAAAGTTATGAGAATATCAATAGGTGGTCCATGTCCATGACATTTGCGCTCTACTGCGACATGTTAACTCACCTTGCAACATCAAAATGTGCCGCAACATCTGCCCATGTATCCCAATCATCCCCAGTAATTCTGTACATGTTGCTCAATCCACTTACTGCCTTTGCCATATCTGGTGTCGCAGTAGTTCCAGGAGAAAGAGAATACAGGATGGGACGGTCAAGCTCTTTTAGAATCTGTGCAAGGCCACGCCAGATATTGGACCCGCTTCAGTTTTCATTTACAAAAAGGACAAAGTGAGTCGGtcaataaaagataaaagagccATCACATCACCTCAGAGATGTAGGTGATCTCATTTATATTCAGATCGGCACCAAATACGCAGTCATTTTTTACTGCATCAAAAATAACCAATTAGTATTAAAGATAGTGATTGAAGTGATTCAAAATTAAGTTCATCTACAGTCATTTATTTAGtcatatcattgtttgaaactAATTGAAGCAGTTTAAGTTTAAGAGGTTACTGTGGCAGCGAAATACACAAAAATTGTCATCACTCACTGAAATCAATGCCCCACGATGCATATTGCTGATAGAGTGACCTCAAGAAAGCCTTCCCAGCACCTAAGTCAGTATTTACACTCATAAATCCATTTGGCATCCAAGCACAAGTCTGTTCCTTAAGAGCTATATCTTGTGCTTGCCAAACCCGACCGGACTCTTCATATGCACGTCCCTAGTAGAGAGACAGGATGGAAGTGAAAAACAAATTCCAGAGAAAGTGAGGGTCACACCTTAACACTCTTCCTAAGACTATGGGAGCAGATCAGTCGTTTAGATCATTTGATGAGAGTGAACATGAATAGTTGAAAGGAACTCACCCTAGCGAGGACTTTTAACAGCAAtgagaaaatttccttttaatCTAGTCTAAAAGAAGGCTTTGGCAGCGAAATACACTAAAACGAACAAACCGTGGTGGTATCCAGGATAGGAGAGTTATCATTGACAGCTTGCGTGCTTATTCCTCTCATGACATGAATCCCAAACTTCAGCCCCATGCTATGGACTTTATTTGCGACTTCAGTGAACCCATTCCCACCTCTAGACGAAGGCCATCGATCTGGGTCAGGCATCATCCTTCCCCATTGATCAATCATATCGAATCCCAGAGAATCGGCGCCAGCGCCTGGTACTTTTCTTCGGTACCAAAGGTAGTCGACAACTGCATACTGCATATTTTGCAGGgaagagatgaaaagaagaaaaataaatgctttagTTTCACTAAGAATCCTTCGCTATTCTAGATAAAAACCGAAAATTCTATCAGTGAACTGTCGGGGTAGTGTGGATATAACCTCATATCCTTGGGCAAGTAGCTTCTGGGAAAGGATCTC
This region of Eucalyptus grandis isolate ANBG69807.140 chromosome 8, ASM1654582v1, whole genome shotgun sequence genomic DNA includes:
- the LOC104416978 gene encoding probable alpha-galactosidase B; translated protein: FSVSSEERASTPPRGWNSYDSFSWIISEEEFLQNAEILSQKLLAQGYEYAVVDYLWYRRKVPGAGADSLGFDMIDQWGRMMPDPDRWPSSRGGNGFTEVANKVHSMGLKFGIHVMRGISTQAVNDNSPILDTTTGRAYEESGRVWQAQDIALKEQTCAWMPNGFMSVNTDLGAGKAFLRSLYQQYASWGIDFIKNDCVFGADLNINEITYISEILKELDRPILYSLSPGTTATPDMAKAVSGLSNMYRITGDDWDTWADVAAHFDVARDFAAAKMIGSGGLLGTSWPDLDMLPLGWLTDPGSNEGPHRACRLTIQEQRTQVTLWSIVKSPLMFGGDLRNIDNTTFGLITNPTLLEINSYSSNNAEYPYLYGAYPNNRKLGQSRMNPTSREESEVEVLGLTSCKDPKASGWLVKELDQDLERICWKGNMEGRHGEPFCLSKRNSLVESDQETLHRSQYQGTLQLLASENAEFCLDASPGRKVTSSEFTRGSFSRCSWNANQMWEFHSNGTLTSSYSGQCAMRKIVKADDTASGARAWIATGRSGEIFLAYFNTNPIEMLIATHVSELGKALPGRNITSCTGKEIWTDTSYERPVTDTIATVVDSHDCVLFVFNCN